One genomic region from Ammospiza caudacuta isolate bAmmCau1 chromosome 1, bAmmCau1.pri, whole genome shotgun sequence encodes:
- the ZBTB10 gene encoding zinc finger and BTB domain-containing protein 10 isoform X1, translating into MFAEINRRTLAFRGGGLVTSAAAASAAGAEAWERQDPEALNGRGADEEAELEGLEAEELEATTAEEKELLLPQDAASPPAAAGPMFAERNRRTLAFRGGGGLLAAHPAANNGCEAAAWPRKHFNGRGADEEMELEGAEGLETEGLLEGKELVQDGGSLSDSSDDEEDGEGGSLGDGSGAEGGSCSSSRRSGGDGGDEAEGSGEGESIRHFPLARPKSLLQKLHISFQGSWLKEFPWLYYCQETGLMSCTWCTAAVAAAAPPEVIMSGAPLPGGHDELCKGTRNYKRTLLLRHHLSAEHRLNEPGSAEQEAELPSELNNEGYCDFNSRPNENSYCYQLLQELNEQRKKGILCDVNIVVSGRVFRAHKNILVAGSRFFKTLYCFTNKENRNQTTVTYLDVVAVQGFSVILDFLYSGNLVLTSQNAIEVMSVASYLQMTEVVQSCRNFIKDALNISIKSEAPETVVVDYNRRSVSRDGLSPRDQKVASFWATRNLTNLASSIKTENDPYPIDEGQMESYQMNDCSWVQDSSPEMAENESQGEGKVFVWNDMGAQGQSVQEPGKARRKNQTAKRFIYNVPPNTEENSEDCSVLQPSVPYPEEDLSFIKEEAATSSDFKYGLLPGTSNDFKYGLLPGTSSDFKYGLLPGTSSDFKYGLLPESWPKEAWENGDSSALIMNKLKCPHCNYVAKYRRTLKRHLLIHTGVRSFSCDICGKLFTRREHVKRHSLVHKKDKKYKCMVCKKIFMLAASVGIRHGSRRYGVCVDCADKSQPGGQEGADQAQDTDFPRDEEYEENEVGEGDEELGDDVEEQNEQSRWDEGGEVCMPLDD; encoded by the exons ATGTTCGCGGAGATAAACCGGCGGACGCTCGCGTTCCGCGGCGGGGGCCTCGTCACCTCCGCGGCGGCCGCCTCGGCGGCGGGGGCCGAGGCCTGGGAGCGGCAGGACCCCGAGGCGCTGAACGGGCGCGGGGCGGACGAGGAGGcggagctggaggggctggaggccGAGGAGCTGGAGGCCACCACCGCcgaggagaaggagctgctgctgccccaggacgCGGCGtcgccccccgccgccgccggccccaTGTTCGCCGAGAGGAACCGCCGGACTCTGGCCTTCCGCGGCGGCGGGGGGCTTCTGGCCGCCCACCCCGCCGCCAACAATGGCTGCGAGGCCGCGGCCTGGCCGCGGAAGCACTTCAATGGGCGGGGGGCGGACGAGGAGATGGAGCTGGAGGGCGCGGAGGGACTGGAGACcgaggggctgctggagggcaAGGAGCTGGTCCAGGACGGGGGTTCGCTGAGTGACAGCAGCGACGACGAGGAGGACGGCGAAGGGGGCAGCCTGGGCGACGGCAGTGGCGCCGAGggcggcagctgcagcagcagccggcGGTCGGGGGGCGACGGCGGGGACGAAGCGGAGGGCAGCGGCGAGGGGGAGAGCATCCGGCACTTCCCGCTGGCCAGGCCCAAGTCCCTGCTGCAGAAGCTGCACATCTCCTTCCAGGGCTCCTGGCTCAAGGAGTTCCCGTGGCTCTACTACTGCCAGGAGACCGGCCTCATGTCGTGCACCTGGTGCACCGCGGCCGTGGCCGCTGCTGCGCCCCCCGAGGTGATCATGTCCGGCGCGCCCCTGCCCGGGGGGCACGACGAGCTCTGCAAGGGCACCCGCAACTACAAGCGCACCCTGCTCCTGCGGCATCACCTCTCCGCCGAGCATCGCCTCAACGAGCCCGGCAGCGCCGAGCAG GAGGCAGAGTTACCATCAGAACTGAATAATGAAGGGTACTGTGATTTTAACAGCAGGCCAAATGAGAACTCTTACTGCTATCAGCTCCTGCAAGAGCTCAACGAGCAGAGGAAGAAAGGCATTCTTTGTGATGTTAATATTGTGGTGAGTGGGAGGGTCTTCAGAGCTCACAAGAACATCCTGGTTGCAGGCAGCCGCTTCTTTAAGACTCTGTATTGCTttacaaacaaagaaaaccgTAACCAAACCACTGTTACCTATTTGGACGTTGTTGCTGTTCAAGGTTTTTCTGTCATCTTGGACTTCTTGTATTCTGGTAACCTCGTGCTTACGAGCCAAAACGCCATTGAAGTGATGTCGGTGGCCAGCTACCTTCAGATGACGGAGGTTGTCCAGTCCTGCCGCAACTTCATTAAAGATGCCTTAAACATAAGTATAAAATCAGAAGCTCCAGAGACTGTTGTAGTGGATTACAACAGAAGATCTGTTAGTAGGGATGGTTTATCTCCAAGGGATCAAAAAGTTGCCAGCTTCTGGGCAACACGAAACCTCACCAACTTGGCAAGTAGCATAAAAACTGAGAACGATCCCTACCCTATTGATGAGGGCCAAATGGAAAGCTACCAAATGAATGACTGCAGTTGGGTCCAGGACAGCTCACCTGAAATGGCTGAAAATGAATCTCAAGGTGAGGGAAAAGTTTTTGTGTGGAATGACATGGGTGCACAGGGACAATCAGTTCAAGAACCTGgaaaagcaagaaggaaaaacCAAACTGCAAAGAGATTTATTTATAATGTACCACCTAATACTGAAGAGAACTCTGAAGATTGCTCAGTGTTGCAACCGTCAGTCCCATATCCAGAAGAAGATTTGTCATTTATTAAAGAAGAAGCAG CTACTTCAAGTGACTTCAAGTATGGACTGTTGCCGGGTACTTCAAATGACTTCAAGTACGGATTGCTGCCGGGTACTTCAAGTGACTTCAAGTATGGGCTGCTACCGGGTACTTCAAGTGATTTCAAGTATGGATTGCTGCCAGAATCTTGGCCAAAAGAAGCTTGGGAAAATG GTGATTCCTCTGCTTTAATCATGAACAAGTTGAAGTGTCCACACTGTAATTATGTAGCCAAATACAGAAGAACACTAAAGAGACACTTGCTCATTCACACAGGAGTGAGGTCGTTCAGTTGTGACATCTGTGGGAAGCTGTTTACACGAAGAGAGCATGTAAAGAGACATTCCTTG GTGcataaaaaggataaaaagtACAAGTGTATGGTGTGCAAGAAGATTTTCATGCTTGCAGCCAGCGTTGGAATAAGACACGGCTCACGGCGTTACGGAGTTTGTGTAGACTGTGCAGATAAATCTCAGcctggagggcaggagggagcagacCAGGCGCAGGACACAGATTTCCCTAGGGATGAAGAATACGAAGAGAATGAAGTGGGAGAAGGCGATGAGGAGCTGGGTGATGATGTAGAAGAACAGAACGAGCAGTCTCGGTGGGATGAAGGCGGGGAAGTCTGTATGCCTTTAGATGACTGA
- the ZBTB10 gene encoding zinc finger and BTB domain-containing protein 10 isoform X2, with protein sequence MFAEINRRTLAFRGGGLVTSAAAASAAGAEAWERQDPEALNGRGADEEAELEGLEAEELEATTAEEKELLLPQDAASPPAAAGPMFAERNRRTLAFRGGGGLLAAHPAANNGCEAAAWPRKHFNGRGADEEMELEGAEGLETEGLLEGKELVQDGGSLSDSSDDEEDGEGGSLGDGSGAEGGSCSSSRRSGGDGGDEAEGSGEGESIRHFPLARPKSLLQKLHISFQGSWLKEFPWLYYCQETGLMSCTWCTAAVAAAAPPEVIMSGAPLPGGHDELCKGTRNYKRTLLLRHHLSAEHRLNEPGSAEQEAELPSELNNEGYCDFNSRPNENSYCYQLLQELNEQRKKGILCDVNIVVSGRVFRAHKNILVAGSRFFKTLYCFTNKENRNQTTVTYLDVVAVQGFSVILDFLYSGNLVLTSQNAIEVMSVASYLQMTEVVQSCRNFIKDALNISIKSEAPETVVVDYNRRSVSRDGLSPRDQKVASFWATRNLTNLASSIKTENDPYPIDEGQMESYQMNDCSWVQDSSPEMAENESQGEGKVFVWNDMGAQGQSVQEPGKARRKNQTAKRFIYNVPPNTEENSEDCSVLQPSVPYPEEDLSFIKEEAGDSSALIMNKLKCPHCNYVAKYRRTLKRHLLIHTGVRSFSCDICGKLFTRREHVKRHSLVHKKDKKYKCMVCKKIFMLAASVGIRHGSRRYGVCVDCADKSQPGGQEGADQAQDTDFPRDEEYEENEVGEGDEELGDDVEEQNEQSRWDEGGEVCMPLDD encoded by the exons ATGTTCGCGGAGATAAACCGGCGGACGCTCGCGTTCCGCGGCGGGGGCCTCGTCACCTCCGCGGCGGCCGCCTCGGCGGCGGGGGCCGAGGCCTGGGAGCGGCAGGACCCCGAGGCGCTGAACGGGCGCGGGGCGGACGAGGAGGcggagctggaggggctggaggccGAGGAGCTGGAGGCCACCACCGCcgaggagaaggagctgctgctgccccaggacgCGGCGtcgccccccgccgccgccggccccaTGTTCGCCGAGAGGAACCGCCGGACTCTGGCCTTCCGCGGCGGCGGGGGGCTTCTGGCCGCCCACCCCGCCGCCAACAATGGCTGCGAGGCCGCGGCCTGGCCGCGGAAGCACTTCAATGGGCGGGGGGCGGACGAGGAGATGGAGCTGGAGGGCGCGGAGGGACTGGAGACcgaggggctgctggagggcaAGGAGCTGGTCCAGGACGGGGGTTCGCTGAGTGACAGCAGCGACGACGAGGAGGACGGCGAAGGGGGCAGCCTGGGCGACGGCAGTGGCGCCGAGggcggcagctgcagcagcagccggcGGTCGGGGGGCGACGGCGGGGACGAAGCGGAGGGCAGCGGCGAGGGGGAGAGCATCCGGCACTTCCCGCTGGCCAGGCCCAAGTCCCTGCTGCAGAAGCTGCACATCTCCTTCCAGGGCTCCTGGCTCAAGGAGTTCCCGTGGCTCTACTACTGCCAGGAGACCGGCCTCATGTCGTGCACCTGGTGCACCGCGGCCGTGGCCGCTGCTGCGCCCCCCGAGGTGATCATGTCCGGCGCGCCCCTGCCCGGGGGGCACGACGAGCTCTGCAAGGGCACCCGCAACTACAAGCGCACCCTGCTCCTGCGGCATCACCTCTCCGCCGAGCATCGCCTCAACGAGCCCGGCAGCGCCGAGCAG GAGGCAGAGTTACCATCAGAACTGAATAATGAAGGGTACTGTGATTTTAACAGCAGGCCAAATGAGAACTCTTACTGCTATCAGCTCCTGCAAGAGCTCAACGAGCAGAGGAAGAAAGGCATTCTTTGTGATGTTAATATTGTGGTGAGTGGGAGGGTCTTCAGAGCTCACAAGAACATCCTGGTTGCAGGCAGCCGCTTCTTTAAGACTCTGTATTGCTttacaaacaaagaaaaccgTAACCAAACCACTGTTACCTATTTGGACGTTGTTGCTGTTCAAGGTTTTTCTGTCATCTTGGACTTCTTGTATTCTGGTAACCTCGTGCTTACGAGCCAAAACGCCATTGAAGTGATGTCGGTGGCCAGCTACCTTCAGATGACGGAGGTTGTCCAGTCCTGCCGCAACTTCATTAAAGATGCCTTAAACATAAGTATAAAATCAGAAGCTCCAGAGACTGTTGTAGTGGATTACAACAGAAGATCTGTTAGTAGGGATGGTTTATCTCCAAGGGATCAAAAAGTTGCCAGCTTCTGGGCAACACGAAACCTCACCAACTTGGCAAGTAGCATAAAAACTGAGAACGATCCCTACCCTATTGATGAGGGCCAAATGGAAAGCTACCAAATGAATGACTGCAGTTGGGTCCAGGACAGCTCACCTGAAATGGCTGAAAATGAATCTCAAGGTGAGGGAAAAGTTTTTGTGTGGAATGACATGGGTGCACAGGGACAATCAGTTCAAGAACCTGgaaaagcaagaaggaaaaacCAAACTGCAAAGAGATTTATTTATAATGTACCACCTAATACTGAAGAGAACTCTGAAGATTGCTCAGTGTTGCAACCGTCAGTCCCATATCCAGAAGAAGATTTGTCATTTATTAAAGAAGAAGCAG GTGATTCCTCTGCTTTAATCATGAACAAGTTGAAGTGTCCACACTGTAATTATGTAGCCAAATACAGAAGAACACTAAAGAGACACTTGCTCATTCACACAGGAGTGAGGTCGTTCAGTTGTGACATCTGTGGGAAGCTGTTTACACGAAGAGAGCATGTAAAGAGACATTCCTTG GTGcataaaaaggataaaaagtACAAGTGTATGGTGTGCAAGAAGATTTTCATGCTTGCAGCCAGCGTTGGAATAAGACACGGCTCACGGCGTTACGGAGTTTGTGTAGACTGTGCAGATAAATCTCAGcctggagggcaggagggagcagacCAGGCGCAGGACACAGATTTCCCTAGGGATGAAGAATACGAAGAGAATGAAGTGGGAGAAGGCGATGAGGAGCTGGGTGATGATGTAGAAGAACAGAACGAGCAGTCTCGGTGGGATGAAGGCGGGGAAGTCTGTATGCCTTTAGATGACTGA